One stretch of Gopherus flavomarginatus isolate rGopFla2 chromosome 2, rGopFla2.mat.asm, whole genome shotgun sequence DNA includes these proteins:
- the LOC127044600 gene encoding LOW QUALITY PROTEIN: NADH dehydrogenase [ubiquinone] 1 alpha subcomplex assembly factor 4-like (The sequence of the model RefSeq protein was modified relative to this genomic sequence to represent the inferred CDS: inserted 2 bases in 1 codon), whose amino-acid sequence MGAKVTCAFRNFNLESRASREISKNKPTSAPRHQAXGPLPDDPEIQEEIRRKDDKLLALLKEVYVDSRDPPVQVKDEGGIIPSKQQEYRLTKLGHLRDQDIPSIPRGKISVVEVLTLLNNHKLSPQTWTAEKIAKEYSIDLKEVTSLLEFFIPFAVEIFPPKDRKVL is encoded by the exons ATGGGTGCCAAGGTGACTTGCGCGTTCCGCAACTTCAACCTGGAGAGCCGGGCCAGCCGCGAGATCAGCAAGAACAAGCCCACGTCCGCCCCCCGGCACCAGGC GGGCCCGCTGCCTGATGATCCAGAAATCCAAGAGGAAATTCGCAGAAAAGATGACAAACTTCTCGCCTTATTAAAAGAGGTTTATGTTGATTCCAGAGATCCACCTGTGCAAGTAAAAGATGAAGGTGGAATTATCCCAAGTAAACAGCAGGAATACAGACTTACAAAACTTGGTCATTTAAGAGATCAAGATATTCCAAGCATTCCTAGAGGCAAAATTTCTGTAGTGGAGGTTCTGACTCTTCTCAATAATCATAAACTTTCTCCACAAACATGGACTGCAGAGAAAATAGCAAAGGAGTACAGTATAGACTTGAAGGAGGTCACCTCTCTCTTAGAATTCTTCATACCTTTTGCTGTGGAGATCTTTCCTCCCAAAGACAGAAAAGTTTTATAA